A single Actinomadura algeriensis DNA region contains:
- a CDS encoding class I SAM-dependent methyltransferase: MDREVKEADVAEEASHWNKTAGRAWVETQDLVDELFKPIEEALVESVPAGGRVLDVGCGTGATTVAVAGRSESTGIDVSEPMVEAARARAERAGVAARFVRADAEDHAFEPGSFDTVMSRFGVMFFGDPVRAFANLRRATRDGGALRLVVWRDAEENPFMTTAERAAAPLVPNIPERRPDAPGQFAFADADRVRGILGDGGWGDVEVRPADVECVMPEKELVTYITRFGPLGLVMHEVDEAAREEVVETVRAAFGPFVHGDEVRFTAALWTIAARAV, encoded by the coding sequence ATGGATCGCGAAGTCAAGGAGGCGGACGTGGCGGAAGAGGCGTCGCACTGGAACAAGACCGCGGGCCGGGCGTGGGTCGAGACTCAGGACCTGGTGGACGAGCTGTTCAAGCCGATCGAGGAGGCGCTCGTCGAGTCGGTTCCGGCAGGGGGCCGGGTGCTCGACGTGGGGTGCGGGACGGGCGCGACGACCGTGGCCGTGGCGGGGCGTTCGGAGAGCACGGGGATCGACGTCTCGGAGCCGATGGTCGAGGCGGCGCGGGCGCGCGCGGAGCGGGCGGGCGTCGCGGCGCGGTTCGTCCGCGCGGACGCGGAGGACCACGCGTTCGAGCCGGGGTCGTTCGACACGGTGATGTCGCGCTTCGGGGTCATGTTCTTCGGGGACCCGGTGCGCGCGTTCGCGAACCTGCGGCGGGCCACGCGGGACGGGGGCGCGCTGCGGCTCGTGGTGTGGCGTGACGCGGAGGAGAACCCGTTCATGACGACGGCCGAGCGCGCGGCGGCGCCGCTCGTCCCGAACATCCCCGAACGGCGGCCGGACGCGCCGGGGCAGTTCGCGTTCGCCGACGCGGACAGGGTCCGCGGCATCCTCGGGGACGGCGGCTGGGGCGACGTCGAGGTCCGGCCGGCCGACGTGGAGTGCGTCATGCCCGAGAAGGAGCTCGTCACGTACATCACGCGGTTCGGGCCGCTGGGTCTGGTGATGCACGAGGTGGACGAAGCGGCGCGCGAGGAGGTCGTCGAGACGGTGCGGGCGGCGTTCGGCCCGTTCGTGCACGGCGACGAGGTCCGGTTCACCGCGGCCCTCTGGACGATCGCCGCGCGGGCCGTCTGA
- a CDS encoding helix-turn-helix domain-containing protein: protein MDLDIAEVSRRAGVPASTLRYYESRGLIASTGRRGLRRQFDPGVLERLALIALGRAAGFSLDEIARMFGPDGRPDIDRAMLAAKADELDRKIAELDVLRDSLRHAAACPAPRHTECPTFRGILHDALSGELGTRARQDLNA from the coding sequence ATGGATCTGGACATCGCCGAGGTGTCACGGCGCGCCGGCGTCCCCGCCTCGACCCTGCGGTACTACGAGAGCCGAGGGCTGATCGCCTCGACCGGACGGCGCGGCCTGCGCCGCCAGTTCGACCCCGGCGTGCTGGAACGGCTCGCCCTCATCGCCCTCGGCCGCGCCGCGGGCTTCTCCCTGGACGAGATCGCCCGCATGTTCGGCCCGGACGGGCGCCCGGACATCGACCGCGCCATGCTCGCCGCGAAGGCGGACGAACTCGACCGGAAGATCGCCGAACTCGACGTCCTGCGCGACTCCCTGCGCCACGCCGCCGCCTGCCCCGCGCCCCGCCACACCGAGTGCCCGACCTTCCGCGGCATCCTGCACGACGCCCTGTCCGGCGAACTCGGCACCCGCGCAAGACAGGACCTCAACGCATAG
- a CDS encoding DUF6939 family protein, with the protein MGIWVASRRRGAKSLAEEFPGAVVVDVTSRGPEPWVRFSPFWPHGDVPVPGMPGVVSASVEGVWQGLKVFEGEDVDPSRFRVTSMKGIKRTVRKHGPVLGHRLGDELVPYERARREIYLPTYRWVLANRLGDLVERLRGTGDVVLLDYTVNGDVADVRTPLSHAALVRAWVSSGDACR; encoded by the coding sequence ATGGGGATCTGGGTGGCGAGCCGGCGGCGCGGGGCGAAGTCGCTTGCGGAAGAGTTTCCGGGCGCCGTCGTCGTGGACGTGACGTCACGGGGGCCCGAGCCGTGGGTGCGGTTCAGCCCGTTCTGGCCGCACGGGGACGTGCCCGTTCCGGGGATGCCCGGGGTGGTCAGCGCGTCGGTCGAGGGCGTGTGGCAGGGGCTGAAGGTGTTCGAGGGGGAGGACGTCGACCCCTCGCGGTTCCGCGTCACGTCGATGAAGGGGATCAAGCGGACGGTCCGCAAGCACGGGCCCGTGCTCGGGCACCGGCTCGGGGACGAGTTGGTGCCGTACGAGCGCGCCCGGCGGGAGATCTACCTGCCCACCTACCGGTGGGTGCTCGCGAACCGGCTGGGCGACCTGGTCGAGCGGCTGCGGGGGACGGGGGACGTCGTGCTGCTCGACTACACCGTGAACGGGGACGTCGCCGACGTGCGGACGCCGCTGTCGCACGCGGCGCTCGTCCGGGCGTGGGTCAGTTCTGGGGACGCTTGCCGCTGA
- a CDS encoding sensor histidine kinase, translating to MVGPEAARAEDVWHRAYPLWEAYFAMVLVGTVALTCVDDVPRGRRAAAVGLLVLLGLVYARRGRAGLRADGRWPGHRVFAATLIVLFVPATLLAPVAATGLAALSPMTYMLYRAGRGLVVMAALCAGPTVMLLAESGMDAPLAVVIIAAGLASGTLIAVFVGRVGEQSRERARLIGELDRTRDVLAEVSREAGALAERERLAREIHDTIAQGFAGILMLLQAAEAEVGGNRYLETAARTAKENLAETRGLVAALAPPALDGTSLPEALRRLARAFGLPVGLRVTGDPRPLGVLEVTLLRVVQESLANVRRHAEATAVRVSLEYGDAVRLTIADDGRGFDPGTVRDGFGLRSMRGRVAESGGTFDVRSSPDGTEIVVEVPCSGC from the coding sequence ATGGTCGGTCCGGAGGCCGCGCGGGCCGAGGACGTGTGGCACCGCGCGTATCCCCTGTGGGAAGCGTATTTCGCGATGGTGCTGGTCGGCACGGTCGCGCTGACGTGCGTGGACGACGTGCCGCGGGGGCGGCGGGCGGCGGCGGTGGGGCTGCTGGTGCTGCTGGGCCTGGTGTACGCCCGGCGGGGACGGGCGGGGCTGCGGGCGGACGGGCGCTGGCCGGGCCACCGGGTGTTCGCGGCGACGCTGATCGTGCTGTTCGTCCCGGCGACGCTGCTGGCGCCGGTGGCCGCGACGGGCCTGGCGGCGCTGTCGCCGATGACCTACATGCTGTACCGGGCCGGGCGCGGCCTCGTGGTGATGGCGGCGTTGTGCGCGGGGCCGACGGTGATGCTGCTCGCGGAGTCCGGCATGGACGCCCCGCTGGCCGTGGTCATCATCGCCGCCGGGCTGGCGTCCGGCACCCTGATCGCGGTGTTCGTCGGACGGGTCGGTGAGCAGAGCCGGGAACGGGCGCGGCTGATCGGTGAGCTCGACCGGACACGGGACGTGCTCGCGGAGGTGAGCCGGGAGGCGGGGGCGCTCGCCGAGCGGGAGCGGCTCGCGCGGGAAATCCACGACACGATCGCGCAGGGGTTCGCGGGAATCCTCATGCTGCTGCAGGCCGCCGAGGCCGAGGTGGGCGGGAACCGGTACCTGGAGACGGCGGCGCGGACGGCGAAGGAGAACCTCGCCGAGACGCGGGGGCTCGTGGCCGCGCTGGCGCCGCCCGCGCTGGACGGGACCTCGCTGCCGGAGGCGCTGCGGCGGCTGGCCCGGGCGTTCGGCCTCCCGGTCGGGCTTCGCGTCACCGGGGACCCGCGCCCGCTGGGCGTCCTGGAGGTGACCCTCCTCCGCGTGGTGCAGGAGTCGCTGGCGAACGTGCGGAGGCACGCGGAGGCGACGGCGGTCCGGGTGTCGCTGGAGTACGGGGACGCGGTCCGGCTGACGATCGCGGACGACGGGCGCGGATTCGACCCCGGGACGGTGCGGGACGGGTTCGGGCTGCGGAGCATGCGGGGACGGGTGGCGGAGTCGGGTGGGACGTTCGACGTGCGGAGCTCGCCGGACGGCACGGAGATCGTGGTGGAGGTGCCGTGCTCCGGGTGCTGA
- a CDS encoding response regulator transcription factor, producing the protein MLRVLIVDDHPVVREGLRGMLSAEPDIDVAGEAASGEEAVALAPRLDPDVILMDLRMPSGDGVSAIRRLPGRGILVLTTYDDRAEIARAIEAGAAGCLLKDASRAELAAAVRDVAAGRPGPRPPGAARPPREAPPPVLSAREAEVLGLVAEGLTNAEIGARLHIGEATVKTHLLRAFAKLGVSDRTAAVVAALGRGAIRAP; encoded by the coding sequence GTGCTCCGGGTGCTGATCGTGGACGATCACCCGGTCGTCCGGGAGGGGCTGCGGGGGATGCTCTCGGCGGAACCGGACATCGACGTGGCGGGGGAGGCGGCCTCGGGAGAGGAGGCGGTCGCGCTGGCGCCGCGGCTCGATCCGGACGTGATCCTGATGGATCTGCGGATGCCGTCGGGCGACGGGGTGAGCGCGATCCGGCGGCTGCCCGGCCGCGGGATCCTCGTGCTGACGACGTACGACGACCGGGCGGAGATCGCGCGGGCCATCGAGGCGGGGGCGGCGGGCTGCCTGCTGAAGGACGCGTCCCGCGCCGAACTCGCGGCGGCGGTCCGGGACGTCGCGGCGGGACGGCCGGGGCCGCGGCCGCCGGGCGCGGCGCGGCCGCCGCGGGAGGCTCCGCCGCCCGTCCTGTCGGCACGGGAGGCGGAGGTGCTCGGGCTGGTCGCGGAGGGGCTCACGAACGCCGAGATCGGGGCGCGCCTCCACATCGGGGAGGCGACCGTGAAGACGCACCTGCTGCGGGCCTTCGCCAAGCTCGGCGTCTCGGACCGGACGGCGGCGGTGGTGGCGGCGTTGGGGCGCGGGGCGATCCGCGCCCCGTGA
- a CDS encoding siderophore-interacting protein: MATPTHPYGLFDLHVLRSERLGPSMVRVTLGGTGLDGFVSAGRDQRIKLFFPHPHQDAPLMPASWTAETWFEDWRAMDPAERGIMRSYTVRDQRPGELDIDFALHMDGGAGPAAAWASAAVPGARVAVLGPTGPDNGGYDFRPPEGAPVLIAGDLTALPAIAGNLAWLPAGTPAQVFVHVPHAEDRQDLATKADAEIAWVTDLLDAVRTAEIPDGAYAWIAGESATVKALRRHLVNERGVHRRSVAFCGYWRRGASEEDLLAEYDAGEDPHGEE, translated from the coding sequence ATGGCGACCCCCACGCATCCCTACGGCCTCTTCGACCTGCACGTCCTGCGCTCCGAACGGCTCGGCCCGTCCATGGTCCGCGTCACCCTCGGCGGCACCGGACTGGACGGCTTCGTCTCCGCCGGGCGCGACCAGCGGATCAAGCTGTTCTTCCCGCACCCGCACCAGGACGCCCCCCTCATGCCCGCGAGCTGGACGGCCGAGACCTGGTTCGAGGACTGGCGCGCGATGGACCCCGCCGAACGCGGCATCATGCGCTCCTACACCGTCCGCGACCAGCGCCCCGGCGAGCTCGACATCGACTTCGCCCTGCACATGGACGGCGGCGCCGGCCCCGCCGCCGCGTGGGCCTCGGCGGCCGTCCCCGGCGCCCGCGTCGCCGTCCTCGGCCCCACCGGCCCCGACAACGGCGGCTACGACTTCCGCCCGCCCGAGGGCGCGCCCGTCCTCATCGCCGGGGACCTCACCGCCCTCCCCGCCATCGCCGGCAACCTCGCCTGGCTGCCCGCGGGCACCCCGGCGCAGGTCTTCGTGCACGTTCCCCACGCCGAGGACCGCCAGGACCTCGCCACCAAGGCCGACGCCGAGATCGCCTGGGTCACCGACCTCCTCGACGCCGTCCGCACCGCCGAGATCCCGGACGGCGCCTACGCGTGGATCGCGGGCGAGTCGGCGACCGTCAAGGCCCTGCGCCGCCACCTGGTGAACGAGCGCGGCGTGCACCGCCGCTCGGTCGCCTTCTGCGGCTACTGGCGGCGCGGCGCCAGCGAGGAGGACCTGCTCGCCGAGTACGACGCGGGCGAGGACCCGCACGGCGAGGAGTGA